In the Candidatus Electrothrix rattekaaiensis genome, one interval contains:
- the cmoA gene encoding carboxy-S-adenosyl-L-methionine synthase CmoA, producing MNNDKLYRSGKVTEDFSFNDKVAEVFDDMLDRSVPHYRTVITAIAAMIRRLAKPESVIYDLGCSTGSTLLELARLLPDMNLRFIGLDNAPAMLDKAQRKAAMFGKSAVIEFHQRDITDVGLSTTLEGANIILCNYTLQFIRPMLRQKFINRLSASLPADGLLFVSEKIISNHSRLNRTFIDLYHDFKRDQGYSELEIAAKREALENILIPFTPEENISLLKKSGFQEVEMFFRWINFASFVALKKKAE from the coding sequence ATGAACAACGACAAGTTATACCGTAGCGGCAAAGTGACAGAGGATTTTTCCTTTAACGATAAGGTGGCCGAGGTTTTTGACGACATGCTTGATCGCTCTGTGCCCCATTATCGCACGGTGATCACGGCCATAGCTGCCATGATTCGCCGCTTGGCAAAACCGGAAAGCGTGATTTATGATTTGGGCTGCTCCACAGGTTCCACCCTGCTGGAACTCGCACGCCTATTACCAGACATGAACCTGCGTTTTATCGGGCTGGATAATGCCCCAGCTATGCTGGACAAGGCTCAACGAAAGGCGGCAATGTTCGGCAAAAGCGCGGTGATTGAATTTCACCAACGGGATATCACGGATGTCGGGCTCTCCACAACACTTGAAGGAGCGAATATCATTCTCTGCAATTATACCCTACAGTTTATCCGCCCCATGCTTCGTCAAAAATTCATCAACCGCCTCTCTGCCTCTCTCCCGGCTGACGGATTACTCTTTGTCAGTGAAAAAATCATCAGCAACCACAGCCGCCTGAACAGAACCTTTATCGACCTGTACCATGATTTTAAAAGAGATCAGGGATATTCCGAGTTAGAGATTGCTGCCAAACGGGAGGCCCTGGAAAATATCCTGATCCCCTTTACCCCGGAAGAAAACATCAGCCTGCTCAAAAAAAGCGGTTTCCAAGAGGTAGAGATGTTTTTTCGCTGGATCAACTTTGCCTCTTTTGTGGCTCTGAAAAAAAAAGCTGAGTAA